A genome region from Macrobrachium rosenbergii isolate ZJJX-2024 chromosome 42, ASM4041242v1, whole genome shotgun sequence includes the following:
- the LOC136827921 gene encoding rhodopsin-like: MGYWEDPSNMGGNDLLPSTNPYGNYTVVDRVPRELLGYIHEHWYQHPPMNPLWYSLVGFWMFVMGTLAVAGNFVVIWVFMNTKSLRTPSNLFVVNLAFSDFCMMGFMCPPILVNCYYQMWSFSGLFCEIYACIGSICGTASIWSMVFITLDRYNVIVKGISAKPLTNKDAMLRILFVWFQTIFWCALPFFGICRYVPEGNMTACGTDYLTDDLWSHLYLYFYAIDCYIFPLFLIIYCYTFILKAVATHERQMREQAKKMGVKSLRNDPEAKKTSNECRLAKVALMTVSLWFMAWTPYFIINIGGINYKEMITPLFSIWGSVFAKANAVYNPIVYAISHPKYRAAMEKKLPCLSCATESEDDNSTSEAASTSEKC; encoded by the coding sequence ATGGGTTATTGGGAAGATCCATCGAACATGGGTGGCAATGACCTTTTGCCCTCAACGAATCCATACGGCAACTACACCGTTGTCGACAGGGTACCTCGAGAGCTTTTGGGTTACATCCACGAACACTGGTACCAGCACCCTCCCATGAACCCTCTCTGGTATAGCTTGGTTGGCTTCTGGATGTTTGTCATGGGGACTCTTGCTGTAGCAGGCAACTTCGTTGTAATCTGGGTTTTCATGAACACCAAATCTCTCAGAACACCTTCAAACTTATTTGTTGTAAATCTTGCTTTCTCAGACTTCTGCATGATGGGATTCATGTGTCCACCTATTTTGGTGAACTGTTACTACCAGATGTGGTCATTCAGTGGTCTCTTCTGTGAAATCTATGCTTGCATTGGTTCAATCTGTGGCACTGCCTCCATTTGGTCTATGGTATTCATAACTCTGGATCGTTACAATGTCATTGTAAAGGGAATCTCTGCTAAACCTTTAACCAACAAGGATGCTATGTTAAGAATTCTCTTCGTATGGTTCCAGACTATTTTCTGGTGTGCCCTTCCATTCTTTGGAATCTGCAGATATGTTCCCGAAGGTAATATGACCGCCTGTGGTACTGACTACCTCACTGATGACCTTTGGAGCCACCTTTACCTCTATTTCTATGCCATTGACTGTTATATCTTCCCCCTGTTCTTAATCATCTACTGCTACACATTCATCTTGAAGGCTGTTGCCACTCACGAGAGACAGATGCGTGAACAGGCCAAGAAGATGGGAGTTAAGTCTCTGAGAAATGACCCAGAAGCCAAGAAGACATCAAATGAGTGCCGCCTTGCTAAAGTTGCCCTTATGACTGTTTCCCTCTGGTTCATGGCATGGACCCCTTACTTCATCATCAATATTGGAGGTATTAACTACAAGGAAATGATTACTCCTCTGTTCTCCATCTGGGGTTCTGTTTTCGCTAAAGCCAATGCTGTGTACAACCCCATTGTTTATGCCATCAGCCATCCCAAATACAGAGCTGCTATGGAGAAGAAATTGCCATGCCTGTCATGCGCAACTGAGAGCGAAGATGACAACTCGACATCCGAAGCAGCTTCAACCAGCGAAAAGTGCTAA